TTACATTTCCAAAAGAAAGGCACTAATTTATACTTTTGTAATCCTCAATTTGGTAATGGCATAATGCATGACAGAGTGGTAACCCTGTCTCTGACACGGTGTGGTGCAACGGACCTTAGTTGATTTTTCAAAATGTGTCACCTTCATCTCCTAGAACTGATAGTGAATATGGTGCAATAGCCACATTGAAAGTAGGGGACCCTACCTTGTCAATGTGTTTCATCTCAAAGTCGCCTTCCTGCAATTGTATGAAATAAACAGCATGCCTATGAATGATGAACCTTTCAAACTTTTTGGAGATTCTTAATATCTTATCAAATAAAATCAAAGGACAAAAATGACTTTAACTATTCATGATAGTCAAATAGAGAAGGAAGAAATTGCAATCTCACCATTCTGCCACTTGGAGTAGATAATGGGCAAGCAGATGAGTATTCAAATCCCGTCCTAGGAAGTATGACTGGCTGTTCACCTATAACTCCAATTCCCCTGCAATGTGGAAAACAATATAAAATCAATTTTGCAAGTCCAGCATATGTAATTTTAAGGTGATAAGTTGTCAAAATGCCAGGAAAAATGTATGATAAGTTGTAGAAATGCCTCAAGAATTGCATGtgataaaaacacaaaaacaaataacCCACCACACGTTTTCAGTTTTTCCATTGCCATCAGTTATAATCCAATGCCTTCTAAGAAGTTGTACAGGACGGTCCGAGTTATTAGTGATTCGTATTCTGTAAGCAAAAAAGAACTGCCCCTGTGAAGGCTGACTTCGGCTCTCAATGTACGCACTCCTTACTTGAACCCTGACCCCCTGAAATGCATACGATACTTTTTATGAGTTCAACTGATTGATTATCATTGATTTTCACCCGTGTAACCAACATTCGTCCATGTTTTACTATCTATCCACATAGTAGCCTAACAGGCAGAACAACTTGAAAAAATTATGGAGCAAAAAAACCAAATCCTAACTGACTCAATAACAAATCAGCAATCACATATACACCCTCCCCATTCaatcctttttttttccaaacacaTTTCCCAGATTTaggtttttaattttgaagacTCATAAGAGATGATTATGTTCATGGAGAAAATGGTCCTTTGACAATGCAGAGGTCACTGATTttagaaaatgccataaatatcAGTAAGTTCTATTATTCCAGACAAGTAGGACTTAAGTGCACTCCTCAATTTCTAATACAACATCACACCCCAATTGCAACAGATATTGATAAACGTGGGAAAAAAGATATAAACAAATAAACCACATGGACCACAAGCAATGCAACAAGGAATAAAAAATACAGTCTTTGAGATTATCAGCATACCAAGGTTGTCGCATCGCTTGAGCATTTCAGGAGGGAATGTGGAGCAATCTCTTGAAGTTCATCACGAAATCTAGCTGCGTCCTGGACAAGAATGACCCATAATCATGAAAAATACTAACTGAAATAGCTTAAAATAGCATATTCCAAATCTGAAAACATGATTTCGACCTCTACATCAATAAAATTGGGCTACATATAGATAACTCAACCTCATAGTTCAAGAAACATAAACAAGCACACACGCTCTTACAGAGACATAGGCATATTCGTAATCGTAATAGCAGAAAGTGAAAAAGGCGCGAGACAATGAAAATAGCACCTCAAATCGCTCATCAACAATGGCCTCTTTGAGCAATCTACGGTATCGCAGAACTGGCTCCTCGTCCTCGAACGATTTCAATGAATCGCGAATTCTTGCAGCTGCTTCATAGTCCTAATTAAAAACCATAACAgttttaatttcagaaaaattgAATAGTATATGAGAAAACTAACGATAATAGAAGCTTGACTTACTTCAGATTGAGCAGCGACCTCCATTTGCTGCTTCAACAAAGCATAATTCTGAGTCCGAGAAATAAAAGAACTCGCACTGAAGTCAGAACCACTCAAATTTGATCCGGAACTGGAGCTGGAACTTGCTCCACCACCAGCACCAGCATCGACACCATCATTACCATTAGTCTCCAGGGAACAAGCTACAATCCGACAATTCCTGGAGGAAACCCCAAAAAAAAGCCGCTGTCTCCTCTCAAAACGGGGGTTCCGAATTGGAAAACACGTTCGGGTGCCCGCATTGAAATCGGTAAACACTTTAATGCTGGGCAACGAATGCATTTTCCTTGAATTACCCAAGAaaagaggaaagaaagaaaaaaaagagaaaaaatggaATGGGAGTGTGAATTTGAAGCGAGAAAGAAGAAGACGCACCCACCGCCACCGATGATTGCGAGGGAATTTAGGGGTTAATTTTAACTGGATTTAATTTCGGGGGCGGGCAATGACATAAATGGGCATGGTGAGAGGAGAAACTTGATGGATGATAGAAAGAGATAAGAAGGGTAAAACTGGGATTTCAAGGGAAAATAACGAATAAGTGGGGGGTTGGTGTGTGTCCGGATAAAGAAAAATGgataaaaattgaaaactaaTGGAGGGGAAATCTAATATTTTGCTATTTTAAGGGTTAAAATAAATACCTCTGTGTGGGGAGATAAATGGGCATTAGATATTTTGCTCTTTAACATATGGAAGATGAGGTTACACGTTTCACTTTACTCTCTTGACTTAATTCCGtgactttcttttttctttttcttctcttttagaaTAAGAAAAACGTGCCTTTTCAAAACGacataaaataatttaatctctattaaaaaattatttaatttttatatttcattttttttacgtaTAAGAGCGTGTAagaaattaatataagtttATAGTTAAAGTCCAATCATAGATTTTATCTTAATCTCTGATAATTTTTACTTACGGTCGTTGTTGCATTTAGATTTATTAGAATTATAAGATAAAAATTAAGATCGTCATAAGGATCAGATCTAATAAATTTAGATCCAAATGTCGTTGATAAACTCATGTGGAGTTAGAATTCAGAATGTGCTAAAAGTTTGTTATCATGTCTTATCTCAAGCATGCACTTAAAAAGTCTCTTACAATGATTAGGGACAAGTGTATCACATCgtattaagtaataaaattaAATCGACATTGTGAAAAAATTAAATCGGTTAAAATTGATAAACTAGGTTGTTGGATCAAATTGTCATGTTGTGTTGCTAGATTTGTAGGATTTGATTAAGTCCTACATCACCGAATTCGGCGTCGTAGTGTAAATCCGAAAGAGGGGTCCAAATGTCTT
The DNA window shown above is from Euphorbia lathyris chromosome 1, ddEupLath1.1, whole genome shotgun sequence and carries:
- the LOC136230371 gene encoding uncharacterized protein, producing the protein MHSLPSIKVFTDFNAGTRTCFPIRNPRFERRQRLFFGVSSRNCRIVACSLETNGNDGVDAGAGGGASSSSSSGSNLSGSDFSASSFISRTQNYALLKQQMEVAAQSEDYEAAARIRDSLKSFEDEEPVLRYRRLLKEAIVDERFEDAARFRDELQEIAPHSLLKCSSDATTLGVRVQVRSAYIESRSQPSQGQFFFAYRIRITNNSDRPVQLLRRHWIITDGNGKTENVWGIGVIGEQPVILPRTGFEYSSACPLSTPSGRMEGDFEMKHIDKVGSPTFNVAIAPYSLSVLGDEGDTF